In the genome of Fusobacterium perfoetens, one region contains:
- a CDS encoding AEC family transporter, translating to MLEIMMTKLMPIILYFFIGYILKIFDILKKEEASVLLKLIFYLMSPAVIIISVSTMKFSKTLIYYPISAICIHIIMFFIGKIISKRVKLSEKEKKVFRGASLIMNLTFILPFFISFFGEKNVYLLSIFDAGNLVMVTTVVYSIFASSDSESIGQKIKKILKSPLIIALIIGIVINISKVNIPKGIEITLQQIASVTGVLIMIALGSYFTPKFSKLKLSLIIVGLKMMGILIVGTIVGKILPLDEMGRTIILLGALSPVGNNVLTYVFITDGDMELAINVVSLSIIISFVTVSLFLLFR from the coding sequence ATGTTAGAAATAATGATGACAAAACTTATGCCAATTATTCTATATTTTTTTATAGGGTATATTTTAAAAATTTTTGATATTTTGAAAAAAGAAGAAGCGTCAGTGTTATTAAAATTAATTTTTTATTTAATGAGTCCAGCAGTAATAATAATTTCTGTAAGTACTATGAAATTTTCTAAAACTTTGATATATTATCCTATTTCAGCTATATGTATTCATATAATAATGTTTTTTATAGGAAAAATAATTTCCAAGAGAGTAAAATTAAGTGAAAAAGAAAAAAAGGTTTTTAGAGGAGCTTCCCTAATAATGAATTTAACGTTTATACTTCCATTTTTTATAAGTTTTTTTGGAGAAAAGAACGTATATTTATTATCCATTTTTGATGCAGGTAATTTAGTAATGGTAACAACAGTGGTGTATTCTATATTTGCTTCTAGTGACTCTGAAAGTATTGGTCAGAAAATAAAAAAAATACTAAAGTCTCCTTTGATTATAGCACTTATTATTGGAATAGTCATAAATATATCAAAAGTTAATATACCAAAAGGAATAGAGATAACTTTACAACAGATAGCCAGTGTAACAGGAGTTTTAATAATGATAGCTTTAGGATCATATTTTACACCTAAGTTTTCAAAGTTAAAATTAAGTTTGATTATAGTAGGATTAAAAATGATGGGAATTTTAATAGTAGGAACAATAGTGGGAAAAATATTGCCACTAGATGAAATGGGGAGAACTATAATTTTATTGGGAGCTTTATCACCAGTAGGAAATAATGTACTAACATATGTTTTTATAACAGATGGTGATATGGAATTGGCAATAAATGTTGTATCTTTATCAATTATTATAAGTTTTGTAACTGTTTCACTATTTTTGTTGTTTAGATAG
- a CDS encoding GntR family transcriptional regulator, with translation MEFIGVKKEKGENSKQFTYRILKENIMNLSLKPGEEISEAEISEALNVSRTPVREAIVKLKEEKLINVFPQKGSLVSRMNLKLIEEAAFLREICDKEILKIVCQENEKENLLKELKKNLEYQKIAVEYDENTYEFFRLDNLFHKIIYDHCDKTNIWKVIQRLSTHYDRLRLFDTLEKMNFLEIISQHEEIILILENKEKEKVDYIVEKHLFNFKKILNNFREKFPNYFDE, from the coding sequence ATGGAGTTTATTGGAGTAAAAAAAGAAAAAGGTGAAAATAGTAAACAGTTTACTTATAGAATATTAAAAGAAAATATAATGAATTTATCTTTGAAGCCGGGAGAAGAAATCAGTGAAGCAGAGATTAGTGAGGCTTTAAACGTAAGTAGAACCCCAGTAAGAGAAGCTATTGTAAAATTAAAAGAGGAAAAACTTATAAATGTTTTTCCACAAAAAGGTTCTTTAGTTTCTAGAATGAATCTAAAATTGATAGAAGAGGCTGCTTTTCTTAGAGAGATTTGCGATAAAGAGATTTTGAAAATAGTCTGCCAAGAAAATGAAAAAGAAAACCTTTTAAAAGAGTTGAAAAAAAATCTAGAGTATCAAAAAATAGCTGTTGAATATGATGAAAATACTTACGAATTTTTTAGACTAGATAATTTATTTCACAAAATAATATACGATCATTGTGATAAAACAAATATATGGAAAGTGATACAGAGATTAAGCACACATTATGATAGGTTAAGATTATTTGATACACTGGAAAAAATGAATTTTTTAGAAATTATAAGTCAACATGAAGAAATAATTTTGATATTAGAAAATAAAGAAAAAGAAAAAGTAGATTATATAGTCGAAAAACATCTATTTAATTTTAAAAAAATATTAAATAATTTCAGAGAAAAATTTCCTAACTATTTTGATGAATAA